In one Brassica rapa cultivar Chiifu-401-42 unplaced genomic scaffold, CAAS_Brap_v3.01 Scaffold1081, whole genome shotgun sequence genomic region, the following are encoded:
- the LOC117125712 gene encoding uncharacterized protein LOC117125712 — MKEVLEAMKAMGTQILALTQAFTPVRTAIPLGNDRTGPIAAAQAAGRGAQQQLEEVAEVIEIDPPARTAKRMDYLKLLEHISKLGTKHFAGSVDPLEADEWRSRLVRNFSLTRCPDDYKKDIAVHFVEGDAHNWWLALDKRTSGSIERFSDFEVEFNHKYCLAEAWDRLEAKFLDLVQGCRTVREYEEEFNRLWRYVGKELEDESVQVRRFIRGVRVELQTYCSVRTFHTVSELVERMAMFETNLAEEAKLKTRSHTVPSGGSNDRKRKREQADEGKPSSGRPECPKCGRHHGGECWRAMGACLRCDKMDHSARDCPR; from the coding sequence ATGAAGGAGGTGCTAGAAGCCATGAAGGCTATGGGGACTCAGATCTTGGCCTTGACCCAGGCATTCACGCCTGTAAGGACAGCCATTCCTTTGGGGAATGACCGGACGGGTCCGATTGCGGCAGCTCAGGCAGCTGGTCGAGGAGCTCAGCAGCAGTTGGAGGaagtggctgaggtgattgaaaTCGATCCCCCAGCTAGGACAGCTAAGAGGATGGATTATCTGAAGCTGCTTGAGCACATATCCAAGCTGGGGActaaacactttgctggaagtgttgatccatTAGAGGCtgacgagtggaggagcaggCTAGTCCGTAATTTCAGCTTAACTCGATGCCCAGATGACTACAAGAAGGACATTGCAGTTCACTTCGTGGAAGGTGATGCTCACAACTGGTGGTTGGCTCTAGACAAGCGTACCAGTGGCAGCATTGAACGCTTCTCCGACTTTGAGGTGGAGTTCAACCACAAGTACTGCCTAGCTGAGGCATGGGATCGTCTAGAGGCTAAGTTCTTGGACCTGGTTCAGGGATGCAGGACAGTAAGGGAGTATGAAGAAGAATTCAACCGTCTCTGGCGTTATGTGGGTAAGGAGTTAGAGGACGAGTCAGtacaggttcgtcggttcataAGAGGCGTAAGGGTTGAGCTCCAAACCTACTGCTCAGTTCGCACCTTTCACACTGTGTCTGAACTGGTTGAAAGGATGGCTATGTTTGAGACTAACTTGGCCGAGGAGGCTAAGCTGAAAACCCGGAGTCACACGGTTCCTAGTGGTGGTAGCAATGACCGCAAGAGGAAGAGGGAACAGGCTGACGAAGGTAAACCTTCAAGTGGTAGGCCTGAGTGTCCCAAGTGCGGCAGACATCATGGTGGTGAATGCTGGAGAGCAATGGGAGCCTGTCTCCGATGTGacaagatggatcactcagctcGTGACTGTCCTAGATAG